CCAGCCAGAAACTGGTGGATGGCCCCGCGCGCAAGTGGCGGCGGGGGCGTGCCGCGGGCGCCAACATCATTCCGACCTCGACCGGCGCGGCCGAGGCGACGGGTCGAGTCGTTCCCGCGGTGGCCGGCCGCTTCGACGGGATCGCTTTGCGGGTGCCCGTGCCGGTCGGTTCGATCGCCGACATCGTGGCGCTGGTCAGCAGGGAAACCTCCGTCGAGGAGGTCAACGATCTGTTCCGCACGGAAGCCTCCAGCGAACGTTATCGCGGTGTGTTAGGCGTTTCCGAGGAGCCCATCGTGTCGGCCGACGTCATCGCCGACCCGCGCGCGTCGGTGGTGGACGCCACGCTGACCACGGTCACCGGCGGCGATCTGGTGAAGGTGATGGCGTGGTACGACAACGAATGGGGTTACGCTCAGCAGATGATCCGCCAGGCCCTGCTGCTAGTGGGCGAGTCGGCCACGACTCGTTGAGAGGTGAGCCACATGGCCCGGTGGAGAGGGCTGGCGCAGGCCACGCTGGTCAAGCCGGGCTCGCAGGTCGACCTCGCCCGAGACTTCGACCCCGGCCTTCGCGACGAACGGCTCGGGAAGGCCGCTGGTCTCGAGGCCCTGGCCGAGGCCACCGCCACGCTGGTGGCATTGCAGGACCGCTTCTTCGCCCAAGCCGACCGGGCGTTGTTGATCATTCTCCAGGCGATTGACGCCGCGGGTAAGGACGGCACCATCAAGCACGTCATGAGCGGGCTGAACCCCGAGGGCGTCGACGTGTACAGCTTCAAAGCGCCCTCAGCGATAGAGCAGGCGCATGACTATCTGTGGCGCCACCACAGAGTGCTGCCGCAGCTGGGCCGCATCGCGGTGTTCAACCGGTCGCATTACGAGAACGTGTTGGTCACCCGTGTGCACCCGGAGACGCTGTGGCCACCCGCGGCGATTAATTCAAAAGGCCTCTGGCGGAGGCGCTTTCGCGACATCAATAATTGGGAGCGTTACCTCACCGATAACGGGACGGTCATCGTCAAACTGTTTCTCAACGTTTCCAGAGGAGAACAGCGGCGACGGTTCCTCGAGCGCATCGAGGAACCCGAGAAGAACTGGAAGTTCTCCGTCGCCGATCTGCGCGAACGCGAGTTCTGGGATGACTACCAGCGGGCCATCTCGGAGATGCTCAGCCACACCAGCACCGAATGGGCGCCCTGGCATGTGATTCCCGCGGACCACAAATGGTTCAGCCATCTGTCGACCTCCGCGGTCCTGGTGCGGGCACTGGAAGATCTCGACCCCCACTATCCGCGGATCGCCAGCGCGGACAAGGCCGCATTCGAGCAGGCAAAACGGAAATTACTGGGCGAGCACGGATGACGCGGCCGGGTGGGGCATCCCACACGCCCGTTGCCGAG
The nucleotide sequence above comes from Mycobacterium malmoense. Encoded proteins:
- a CDS encoding PPK2 family polyphosphate kinase, with protein sequence MARWRGLAQATLVKPGSQVDLARDFDPGLRDERLGKAAGLEALAEATATLVALQDRFFAQADRALLIILQAIDAAGKDGTIKHVMSGLNPEGVDVYSFKAPSAIEQAHDYLWRHHRVLPQLGRIAVFNRSHYENVLVTRVHPETLWPPAAINSKGLWRRRFRDINNWERYLTDNGTVIVKLFLNVSRGEQRRRFLERIEEPEKNWKFSVADLREREFWDDYQRAISEMLSHTSTEWAPWHVIPADHKWFSHLSTSAVLVRALEDLDPHYPRIASADKAAFEQAKRKLLGEHG